In Nocardia sp. NBC_00403, one DNA window encodes the following:
- a CDS encoding DUF389 domain-containing protein has protein sequence MLHLRMISPPDVTDKVMSVLAADPGVTHVTLARGIAVEPAGDLVQADVAREAANDVLADLTSLGITHSGGITLGPVETVLSDAGERAITEAPGDPTDAVVWEELLNQVHEESSLNSTFVAFLTIACLLAAVGVATDSPVTIVGAMVVGPEFGPLAAFAVGLVRRDFRLARRSALALAIGFPVAMLFTLAATLAWEQFGWIDLAGIEDIKNVDFIYEVGPFSLVVALLAGGAGMLSLVTAKSAALIGVFISVTTVPAAGFAVVAATMGEWRIAFMSAGQLAVNLAGIVVAGVIVLEMRPRAGSEGGPISRFKQWVGMRSLVG, from the coding sequence TTGCTGCACTTGCGTATGATCAGCCCACCCGATGTGACCGACAAGGTGATGTCGGTGCTGGCCGCGGATCCGGGCGTTACGCATGTGACGCTGGCGCGGGGTATCGCCGTCGAGCCTGCGGGGGATCTGGTGCAGGCCGATGTCGCGCGAGAGGCGGCCAACGATGTGCTGGCCGACCTCACCTCGCTCGGCATCACCCATTCCGGCGGCATCACTCTCGGACCAGTGGAGACCGTGCTCTCCGATGCCGGGGAGCGCGCGATCACGGAGGCGCCGGGCGATCCGACCGATGCGGTGGTGTGGGAGGAGCTGCTCAACCAGGTGCATGAGGAGTCGTCGCTCAACTCCACCTTCGTCGCCTTCCTCACCATCGCCTGTCTGCTCGCAGCCGTTGGTGTGGCGACGGACTCGCCGGTGACGATCGTCGGTGCGATGGTCGTCGGCCCGGAGTTCGGACCGCTGGCGGCGTTCGCAGTGGGGTTGGTGCGTCGTGATTTTCGGCTCGCGCGCCGTTCGGCGCTCGCGCTGGCGATCGGGTTCCCGGTGGCCATGCTGTTCACCCTGGCGGCGACGCTGGCCTGGGAGCAGTTCGGCTGGATCGACCTCGCAGGCATCGAGGACATCAAGAACGTCGACTTCATCTACGAGGTCGGTCCGTTTTCGCTCGTCGTCGCGCTGCTCGCCGGTGGGGCGGGGATGCTTTCGTTGGTCACCGCGAAATCGGCCGCCCTTATCGGGGTGTTCATTTCGGTGACGACGGTGCCCGCGGCCGGATTCGCCGTGGTCGCGGCCACCATGGGGGAATGGCGTATCGCGTTCATGTCGGCCGGCCAGCTGGCGGTGAATCTGGCGGGCATCGTGGTGGCCGGGGTGATCGTGCTGGAGATGCGCCCTCGCGCAGGCAGCGAGGGCGGACCCATATCGCGCTTCAAGCAGTGGGTCGGAATGCGGTCGCTGGTCGGCTAG
- a CDS encoding YciI family protein produces MSQYLVLIYEDENAYATASQEVMGAVYQDHVTFQEIAGDALQGGNALQPTPTATSIRKNDNGDFTVTDAPFGEAKEALGGYYLLEAPDLDAAIALAKQVPARFGGVEVRPIMVFE; encoded by the coding sequence ATGAGCCAGTATCTGGTGCTGATCTATGAAGACGAGAATGCCTACGCGACCGCCTCACAGGAAGTCATGGGCGCGGTCTACCAGGACCACGTGACGTTCCAGGAGATCGCGGGCGATGCGCTACAAGGCGGAAACGCCCTGCAGCCGACCCCCACCGCCACCTCGATACGCAAGAACGACAACGGCGATTTCACCGTGACCGACGCGCCGTTCGGCGAGGCCAAGGAGGCGCTCGGCGGCTACTACCTGCTCGAGGCTCCTGATCTGGATGCCGCGATCGCACTGGCCAAGCAGGTGCCCGCCCGATTCGGCGGTGTCGAGGTGCGCCCGATCATGGTGTTCGAATAG
- a CDS encoding phosphotransferase family protein — MTALLAERAAEVVSAAQQLLTKRMGAPVKLSDPIELSGSGRTTVLRVRVSENAFSLPRTLIVKQVRGSAEDRRTGGLAPGVASIDSAFLREAVSYQFTTALSREQRPGAYLIAHSLPDRLLILSDLGDNASITAVLQSGSEPATRNGLMAFAQALGRMHAATVGREADFVALLRRVDVVHRVDGIAQQAEAAISEVPGMLQRELGIEVPGEIAERIVRGNRLFSAGRFRAFSPSDLCPDNVILNEEGARFLDYEWGGFRDATLDIAYALVSFPGCLCDFELSRERAQQMVEAWRSEVVGVWQALADDDVLAERILEARLIWVWLSTYWFLPADHARIAAAREHGLSVPRSEALINRWAALAEDARCTGDDAVGDFAEDVSAMLEERWSE, encoded by the coding sequence ATGACCGCACTATTGGCCGAACGCGCCGCCGAAGTCGTGTCCGCAGCGCAACAGTTGCTTACCAAGCGAATGGGTGCTCCGGTGAAGCTGAGCGATCCGATCGAGCTCAGCGGCAGTGGCAGGACAACAGTCCTACGCGTACGTGTTTCAGAGAACGCCTTTTCGTTGCCACGAACGCTGATTGTCAAGCAGGTCCGTGGCTCCGCAGAGGATCGCCGCACCGGAGGGCTAGCGCCCGGTGTGGCCAGCATCGACTCCGCATTCCTACGCGAAGCGGTGTCCTACCAGTTCACGACTGCGCTCAGTCGCGAGCAACGACCCGGCGCGTACCTGATAGCGCACAGCCTGCCCGACCGGTTGCTCATCCTCAGCGACCTCGGTGACAACGCCAGCATCACCGCAGTCCTGCAGTCCGGCTCGGAGCCTGCGACCCGTAACGGGTTGATGGCCTTCGCGCAGGCGCTCGGCAGAATGCATGCGGCAACTGTTGGGCGCGAGGCGGATTTCGTCGCGCTGCTGCGCCGCGTCGATGTGGTGCACCGGGTCGACGGCATCGCGCAGCAGGCCGAGGCCGCAATCTCCGAGGTGCCCGGCATGCTGCAGCGCGAGCTCGGCATCGAGGTGCCCGGTGAGATCGCTGAGCGGATCGTGCGTGGTAACCGCCTGTTCTCCGCGGGGCGTTTCCGCGCCTTCAGTCCCTCGGATCTGTGCCCGGACAATGTCATCCTGAACGAGGAGGGCGCGCGGTTCCTCGACTACGAATGGGGCGGTTTCCGTGATGCCACCCTCGACATCGCCTACGCGCTGGTGTCTTTCCCTGGATGCCTGTGCGACTTCGAACTGTCCCGCGAACGCGCACAGCAGATGGTAGAGGCGTGGCGTTCGGAGGTCGTCGGCGTCTGGCAGGCACTGGCCGACGACGACGTGCTCGCCGAGCGCATCCTGGAGGCCCGCCTGATCTGGGTGTGGCTGTCGACCTATTGGTTCCTGCCCGCGGACCATGCCCGCATCGCCGCGGCTCGCGAGCACGGGCTCTCGGTGCCGCGCTCGGAGGCATTGATCAACCGTTGGGCGGCGCTGGCCGAGGACGCCCGCTGCACGGGTGACGATGCTGTCGGCGACTTCGCCGAGGATGTCTCGGCCATGCTCGAAGAGCGCTGGTCCGAGTAA
- a CDS encoding helix-turn-helix transcriptional regulator has translation MTLLCIQGRATTDIARALGASAYTVQAHLESIFDKTAARIRGELVGQVFLEHDAPRAGHRPSRGLVGEGHCDIADREPSLDRARLDFTYSAPVLRAQTLEPHHCADSPWRSCRSTA, from the coding sequence GTGACCCTGCTCTGCATCCAGGGCCGCGCCACCACAGACATCGCCAGGGCGCTCGGCGCATCCGCCTATACCGTCCAGGCTCACCTCGAGTCGATCTTCGACAAGACCGCGGCCCGCATCCGTGGCGAACTCGTCGGCCAGGTATTCCTGGAGCATGACGCCCCGCGAGCCGGTCACCGACCCAGCCGCGGGCTGGTGGGTGAAGGGCATTGCGACATCGCCGACCGTGAGCCCTCGCTGGACAGGGCCCGTCTCGACTTCACGTACTCCGCGCCGGTACTCCGCGCGCAAACTCTCGAACCGCACCACTGCGCCGATTCGCCATGGCGATCATGCAGGTCTACCGCCTAG
- a CDS encoding replication-associated recombination protein A has translation MSEGLFDVPGDAAPTEHTIDSVVRRDAGAPLAVRMRPAALDEVVGQQHLLGPGSPLRRLIEGSGAASVLLYGPPGTGKTTLASLISQSTGRRFEALSALSAGVKEVRAVIDVARRRLTAGEQTVLFIDEVHRFSKTQQDALLAAVENRIVLLVGATTENPSFSVVSPLLSRSLVLQLQSLTEADIRLVLERAIGDERGLNGEYKVTDAALDHIVRIAGGDARRALTALEASAESSLDGAVDVDLVEASVDKAAVRYDRAGDQHYDVISAFIKSIRGSDVDAALHYLARMLSAGEDPRFIARRLMIHASEDIGMADPTALQTAAAAAQVVQLVGLPEGRLALAQATIHLATAPKSGAVIAAIGAAMADVAAGKAGAVPPHLRDGHYAGAAKLGNAQGYRYPHDNPDGVLAQQYPPDELVGVDYYHPTDHGAERDIQARVGRLRRIVRGMRTGKRG, from the coding sequence GTGAGCGAAGGCCTGTTCGACGTGCCCGGCGATGCCGCGCCGACGGAGCACACCATCGATAGTGTGGTGCGCCGCGATGCGGGCGCCCCGCTTGCCGTGCGGATGCGGCCCGCCGCGCTGGACGAAGTGGTCGGCCAGCAGCATCTGCTCGGCCCGGGGTCACCACTGCGGCGGTTGATCGAGGGTTCGGGCGCGGCGTCGGTGCTGCTGTACGGGCCGCCGGGCACCGGGAAGACCACCCTCGCCTCGCTGATTTCGCAGTCCACCGGCCGGCGCTTCGAGGCCCTGTCGGCCTTGTCGGCGGGGGTGAAAGAGGTTCGCGCGGTCATCGATGTGGCGCGCCGCAGGCTCACTGCGGGCGAGCAGACCGTGCTGTTCATCGACGAGGTGCACCGCTTCTCCAAGACACAGCAGGATGCACTGCTGGCTGCGGTGGAGAACCGGATCGTGCTGCTGGTCGGCGCGACGACGGAGAATCCGTCCTTCTCGGTGGTATCGCCATTGCTGTCGCGCTCGCTGGTACTGCAGCTGCAGTCTCTCACCGAGGCCGATATCCGTCTGGTGCTGGAACGCGCGATCGGCGATGAACGCGGCCTCAACGGCGAGTACAAGGTGACCGATGCCGCGCTCGATCACATCGTTCGCATCGCGGGCGGCGACGCCCGCCGTGCCTTGACCGCGCTGGAGGCGTCGGCCGAGTCGTCTCTGGACGGCGCTGTGGACGTGGATCTCGTCGAGGCCAGCGTCGATAAGGCCGCGGTGCGCTACGACCGTGCCGGCGACCAGCACTATGACGTGATCAGCGCCTTCATCAAGTCCATTCGCGGCTCCGATGTGGATGCCGCCCTGCACTACCTGGCGCGCATGCTCAGCGCGGGGGAGGATCCCCGCTTCATCGCCCGCCGTTTGATGATCCACGCCAGCGAAGACATCGGCATGGCCGACCCCACCGCATTGCAGACCGCGGCCGCCGCGGCCCAGGTCGTCCAGCTGGTTGGTCTGCCCGAGGGGCGACTCGCTTTAGCGCAGGCCACGATCCACCTCGCCACCGCCCCGAAATCGGGCGCCGTCATCGCCGCGATCGGCGCGGCCATGGCCGATGTCGCCGCGGGCAAGGCAGGCGCGGTGCCACCACACCTGCGTGACGGCCACTACGCGGGTGCCGCGAAGCTGGGCAACGCCCAGGGCTACAGGTACCCGCACGACAATCCGGATGGTGTTCTCGCGCAACAGTATCCGCCGGACGAACTGGTGGGCGTCGACTACTACCACCCGACCGATCACGGCGCGGAGCGTGACATCCAGGCTCGGGTGGGCCGGCTCCGGCGGATCGTGCGGGGTATGCGCACAGGCAAACGAGGCTAG
- a CDS encoding RNA polymerase sigma factor, translating to MSIHTPAAERAAAAVEQAHRREWAFVLAATVRLVRDFDLAEECVQDAYAKALTEWAADGVPAKPGAWLTTVARRRGLDLLRRNSTMQRSLPLLVTDHVEGDTADLALAAVDAATDIPDDRLRLISTCCHPALAREAQVALTLRLVCGITTPEVARAFLLSESTMAARITRAKKKIALAGIPYRVPSVRELPQRLDAICAVIHLLFTTGHTAPSGDALVRADLVERALQLARMMHALVPDDPSMTGLLALILLTDARRAARVTADGELCTLEHQDRARWDRAAIAEGVALVKHALPHTDRYTLQAAIAAVHDEAPSWEQTDWREITGLYVLLLREWPSPVARLNYAVAVGLSGNPSRALALLNDLAAEPALATYGYLEAARAAFLARLGRTADAATAYERALLLTENTVERAYLEKRAAELDP from the coding sequence ATGTCGATCCACACCCCCGCGGCCGAGCGGGCAGCCGCGGCCGTCGAGCAGGCGCACCGTCGCGAATGGGCCTTCGTGCTCGCCGCGACGGTGCGGCTGGTCCGCGATTTCGATCTGGCCGAGGAGTGCGTGCAGGACGCCTACGCCAAGGCGCTCACGGAGTGGGCGGCCGACGGCGTGCCTGCGAAACCCGGTGCCTGGCTCACCACCGTCGCCCGGCGTCGCGGCCTCGATCTGCTACGCCGCAATTCGACCATGCAGCGCAGCCTGCCGCTGCTGGTCACCGACCACGTCGAAGGCGACACAGCCGATCTCGCACTCGCCGCTGTCGACGCCGCCACCGATATCCCCGACGACCGACTCCGGCTGATCAGCACCTGCTGCCACCCGGCGCTGGCCCGCGAGGCTCAGGTGGCGCTCACCCTGCGCCTGGTCTGCGGCATCACCACCCCTGAGGTCGCACGCGCCTTCCTGCTCAGCGAGTCGACCATGGCGGCGCGAATCACGCGCGCCAAGAAGAAGATTGCGCTGGCAGGCATCCCCTATCGGGTGCCGTCGGTGCGGGAACTGCCGCAACGCCTCGACGCCATCTGCGCTGTCATCCATCTGTTGTTCACCACCGGCCACACCGCGCCGTCCGGCGATGCGCTCGTCCGTGCCGATCTCGTCGAGCGCGCACTGCAATTGGCGCGGATGATGCATGCGCTGGTGCCCGACGATCCGTCGATGACCGGTCTGCTGGCACTGATCCTGCTCACCGACGCCCGCAGGGCGGCACGCGTGACCGCGGACGGCGAACTGTGCACCCTCGAACATCAGGACCGTGCCCGGTGGGACCGTGCGGCCATCGCCGAGGGCGTCGCATTGGTGAAACACGCGCTGCCACATACTGACCGGTACACGCTGCAGGCCGCGATCGCAGCGGTGCACGATGAGGCGCCGAGCTGGGAACAGACCGACTGGCGGGAAATCACCGGTCTGTATGTTCTGCTGCTTCGGGAGTGGCCGTCCCCGGTGGCCCGCCTGAATTATGCGGTGGCGGTCGGGCTTTCCGGCAATCCGAGCCGCGCGCTCGCCCTGCTGAACGACCTTGCCGCCGAGCCCGCCCTGGCCACCTACGGCTACCTGGAGGCCGCTCGAGCGGCGTTCCTCGCCCGGCTCGGCCGCACCGCAGATGCCGCGACGGCCTATGAACGGGCGCTGCTGCTGACCGAGAACACCGTCGAACGCGCCTATCTGGAAAAACGTGCGGCCGAACTCGACCCGTGA
- a CDS encoding alkaline phosphatase D family protein translates to MAENTVVSHPGSPGSLARRTLLKGGAAAAAAATTLVVAAPARGAAEPVFRHGVASGDPLPDGVILWTRVTVSDAATPGSGVGEAAAVRWEVAADERFTSLVAAGTATATADSDHTVKIDVSGLAPGTRYYYRFTAFGVTSPVGRTCTAPAASATPDRLRFGVVSCANWEAGYFGAYRHLAARTDLDAIVHLGDYIYEYGYGEYGGRNGSVRPHDPANEIVTLADYRIRHAQYKTDPDLMGLHALVPFICTWDDHEAADNSWSGGSSHHNPALQGDWQDRRAASARAYLEWMPVRTSGSGADVQIYRRLRFGTLAELSMLDLRSYRDQESKPGAGWREMDNPARTITGKAQMEWLTAGLASAPVRWKLVGNSVMIAPLVFPPLEPSTTAAVTTMMGVPQAGIPANSDQWDGYTADRQRLFRAITDQQVGDVVFLTGDIHSSWAADLPVDAANYPGGPTVGAEFVVPSVTSSSLGEIMKAPPRTVAVPVEESIKGINHHLRYVELDSHGYGVLEVNPDQTQMDWFYLTDVADPNSGVRHGASYAVRSGGRIEPRPALLP, encoded by the coding sequence GTGGCTGAAAACACGGTCGTTTCACACCCCGGCTCCCCCGGATCCCTCGCCCGGCGCACCCTGCTGAAGGGTGGCGCTGCAGCAGCGGCCGCCGCCACCACGCTGGTGGTCGCCGCACCGGCGCGCGGCGCTGCCGAACCGGTGTTCCGGCATGGCGTTGCCTCCGGCGATCCGCTGCCCGACGGGGTGATCCTGTGGACCCGCGTCACCGTATCCGATGCCGCGACACCGGGTTCTGGTGTCGGCGAAGCAGCGGCAGTGCGCTGGGAGGTCGCCGCCGACGAGCGGTTCACCTCGCTCGTCGCAGCCGGAACCGCCACGGCCACAGCGGATTCCGATCACACCGTCAAGATCGACGTGAGCGGGCTCGCACCCGGCACCCGCTATTACTACCGCTTCACCGCGTTCGGGGTGACCTCACCGGTCGGGCGCACCTGCACCGCACCCGCCGCCTCGGCCACCCCCGACCGCCTGCGGTTCGGCGTGGTCTCCTGCGCGAACTGGGAGGCCGGATACTTCGGCGCCTACCGGCACCTGGCGGCGCGTACCGATCTCGACGCGATCGTGCACCTCGGCGACTACATTTACGAGTACGGGTACGGCGAGTACGGCGGCCGCAACGGCTCGGTCCGCCCGCACGACCCCGCGAACGAGATCGTCACACTGGCCGACTATCGGATCCGACACGCGCAGTACAAGACCGATCCGGACCTGATGGGCCTGCATGCGCTCGTGCCGTTCATCTGCACCTGGGACGATCACGAGGCCGCCGACAACTCCTGGTCCGGCGGCTCCAGCCACCACAACCCCGCCCTCCAGGGCGACTGGCAGGACCGGCGCGCGGCGTCGGCCCGCGCCTACCTGGAGTGGATGCCGGTCCGCACCAGCGGCTCCGGCGCCGACGTGCAGATCTACCGGCGGCTGCGTTTCGGCACCCTCGCCGAACTGTCGATGCTCGACCTGCGCAGCTACCGCGATCAGGAGTCGAAGCCCGGCGCGGGCTGGCGCGAGATGGACAACCCGGCGCGCACCATCACCGGCAAGGCGCAAATGGAGTGGCTCACCGCCGGTTTGGCGTCCGCACCGGTGCGCTGGAAACTGGTCGGCAACTCGGTGATGATCGCACCGTTGGTGTTCCCGCCCCTGGAGCCGTCCACCACCGCGGCCGTCACGACCATGATGGGCGTGCCGCAGGCGGGCATTCCGGCCAACAGCGACCAGTGGGACGGCTACACCGCCGACCGGCAGCGGCTGTTCCGCGCGATCACCGACCAGCAGGTCGGTGATGTGGTCTTCCTGACCGGCGACATCCACTCCTCCTGGGCCGCAGATCTGCCCGTCGACGCCGCGAACTACCCGGGCGGACCGACCGTCGGCGCGGAATTCGTCGTCCCCTCCGTCACCTCCTCGAGTCTCGGCGAAATCATGAAGGCGCCACCACGCACGGTCGCGGTGCCGGTGGAAGAGTCGATCAAGGGCATCAACCACCACCTGCGCTACGTCGAACTGGATTCGCACGGCTACGGCGTGCTCGAGGTCAACCCCGACCAGACCCAGATGGACTGGTTCTATCTCACCGATGTCGCGGACCCGAATTCCGGCGTCCGCCACGGCGCCTCCTACGCCGTCCGCTCCGGCGGCCGCATCGAACCACGTCCGGCACTGCTGCCCTGA
- the aspS gene encoding aspartate--tRNA ligase — MLRTHLAGSLRSEHAGQTVTLTGWVARRRDHGGVIFIDLRDASGVAQAVFREGEPAAQAHRLRAEYCVRVTGVVELRPDGNENPELPTGGIEVNVTELEVLNESAPLPFQLDEQPGDEARLKYRYLDLRRETPGKAIRLRSKVNAAARAVLASHEFIEVETPTLTRSTPEGARDFVVPARLQPGSFYALPQSPQLFKQLLMVGGIERYYQIARCYRDEDFRADRQPEFTQLDLEMSFVRQEDVILVAEEILAALWQLVGYEIPFPIPHMTYAEAMRRFGSDKPDLRFGVEITECAEYFKDTPFRVFQAEYVGAVVMPGGASQPRRQLDAWQEWAKQRGAKGLAYVLVQEDGTLGGPVAKNLSESERDGLAKHVGAEPGDCVFFAAGPAKAQRALLGAARGEIARKVGLIDENAWAFVWIVDAPMFEPTADATASGDVALGYSAWTAVHHAFTSPKPESIDTFDTDPGSALAYAYDIVCNGNEIGGGSIRIHRRDVQERVFKVMGISHEEAQEKFGFLLDAFAFGAPPHGGIAFGWDRITALLAGLDSIREVIAFPKTGGGVDPLTDAPAPITPQQRKEAGLDFKPEKKKAPEAKGDDATGERTVE, encoded by the coding sequence GTGCTGCGCACCCACTTGGCTGGTTCGCTGCGAAGCGAGCACGCCGGTCAGACCGTCACCCTCACCGGTTGGGTGGCCCGGCGACGTGACCATGGTGGCGTGATCTTCATCGATCTGCGCGATGCGTCGGGTGTGGCGCAGGCGGTGTTCCGCGAGGGCGAGCCCGCCGCGCAGGCACACCGGCTACGCGCCGAGTATTGCGTCCGGGTCACCGGCGTGGTCGAGCTGCGGCCGGACGGTAACGAGAACCCGGAGCTGCCGACCGGCGGCATCGAGGTGAACGTCACCGAGCTCGAGGTGCTCAACGAGAGCGCCCCGCTGCCGTTCCAGCTCGATGAGCAGCCTGGTGACGAGGCCCGCCTCAAGTACCGCTACCTCGACCTGCGTCGTGAGACGCCGGGTAAGGCCATTCGCCTGCGGTCGAAGGTCAACGCCGCCGCCCGCGCGGTGCTGGCTTCCCACGAGTTCATCGAGGTGGAGACCCCGACGCTGACCCGCTCGACGCCCGAAGGCGCTCGCGACTTCGTGGTGCCCGCGCGTTTGCAGCCCGGCAGCTTCTACGCACTGCCGCAGAGCCCGCAGCTGTTCAAGCAGCTGCTCATGGTCGGTGGGATCGAGCGGTACTACCAGATCGCCCGCTGCTACCGCGACGAGGATTTCCGCGCCGATCGTCAGCCCGAGTTCACCCAGCTCGACCTCGAGATGAGCTTCGTGCGCCAGGAGGACGTGATCCTGGTCGCCGAGGAGATCCTGGCGGCGCTGTGGCAGCTGGTCGGCTACGAGATCCCCTTCCCGATTCCACACATGACCTACGCGGAGGCGATGCGTCGCTTCGGTAGCGACAAGCCGGATCTGCGGTTCGGTGTCGAGATCACCGAGTGCGCGGAGTACTTCAAGGACACGCCTTTCCGGGTCTTCCAGGCCGAGTACGTCGGCGCGGTCGTGATGCCGGGCGGTGCGAGCCAGCCGCGGCGTCAGCTCGACGCATGGCAGGAATGGGCCAAGCAACGCGGCGCGAAGGGCCTGGCGTATGTGCTGGTGCAGGAGGACGGCACGCTCGGCGGTCCGGTCGCCAAGAACCTCAGCGAGTCCGAGCGCGATGGCCTCGCCAAGCACGTCGGCGCAGAGCCCGGTGACTGTGTGTTCTTCGCGGCCGGTCCGGCCAAGGCGCAGCGCGCGCTGCTCGGTGCGGCTCGCGGGGAGATCGCCCGCAAGGTCGGCCTGATCGACGAGAACGCGTGGGCCTTCGTCTGGATCGTGGACGCGCCGATGTTCGAGCCGACGGCCGATGCGACCGCGAGCGGCGATGTGGCGCTGGGTTATTCGGCCTGGACGGCGGTGCATCACGCGTTCACCTCGCCGAAGCCGGAGTCCATCGACACCTTCGACACCGATCCCGGCTCCGCGCTCGCCTACGCCTACGACATCGTCTGTAACGGCAACGAAATCGGCGGCGGCAGCATCCGTATTCACCGCAGGGATGTCCAGGAGCGGGTCTTCAAGGTGATGGGCATCAGCCATGAGGAGGCGCAGGAGAAGTTCGGATTCCTGTTGGATGCCTTCGCTTTCGGCGCGCCCCCGCACGGCGGTATCGCCTTCGGCTGGGACCGCATCACTGCGCTGCTCGCCGGGCTCGACTCGATCCGCGAGGTGATCGCCTTCCCGAAGACCGGCGGCGGCGTCGACCCGCTGACCGACGCGCCCGCGCCGATCACCCCGCAGCAGCGCAAGGAAGCCGGGCTCGACTTCAAACCGGAGAAGAAGAAGGCCCCCGAGGCGAAGGGCGACGATGCCACGGGCGAGCGCACCGTGGAGTAG